One segment of Rosa chinensis cultivar Old Blush chromosome 6, RchiOBHm-V2, whole genome shotgun sequence DNA contains the following:
- the LOC112170680 gene encoding urease accessory protein F-like isoform X3: MDIHKESKEHASSESLLQWGQWQLLDSILPTGGFAHSFGLEAAIQARIVSGPEDLQTFVIHVLENTASLLLPFVYSTTISPDLESLRRHDKILDAMLTNEVGRKASIAQGSALMRVAAAVYSEIPSLKSMRETSLSNGVVSFHHAPIFGLICGLLGFDSSTSQRAFMFITMRDIISAATRMNLVGPLGAAVLQHHIAPISEAILNQWKDRPVEEACQTVALLDIVQGCHSYLFSRLFCS, translated from the coding sequence ATGGATATACACAAAGAAAGCAAGGAGCATGCTTCGTCTGAATCCCTTTTACAATGGGGCCAATGGCAACTGCTTGATTCTATCCTCCCAACCGGTGGTTTTGCACATTCCTTTGGTCTTGAGGCTGCAATCCAAGCTCGGATAGTCTCTGGTCCTGAAGATCTTCAGACTTTTGTAATTCATGTGTTAGAGAATACGGCAAGCTTACTCCTTCCTTTTGTGTATTCTACAACAATATCGCCTGATTTGGAGAGTTTGCGTAGACATGACAAGATATTGGACGCAATGCTAACTAATGAAGTGGGTAGAAAGGCATCAATTGCACAAGGGTCTGCGCTGATGCGAGTGGCTGCAGCTGTTTATTCGGAAATACCATCTCTTAAATCTATGAGGGAAACTTCTTTGAGTAATGGAGTTGTTTCTTTTCATCATGCTCCTATATTTGGGCTTATATGTGGATTGCTTGGGTTCGATAGCAGTACTTCTCAAAGAGCTTTCATGTTTATCACAATGAGAGATATTATTTCTGCTGCAACAAGGATGAATTTGGTTGGACCCCTAGGCGCGGCTGTTCTGCAACATCATATTGCTCCTATCTCTGAAGCTATACTGAATCAATGGAAGGACCGTCCAGTTGAGGAAGCATGCCAAACTGTTGCTTTGCTTGATATCGTGCAGGGTTGTCATAGCTACCTGTTTTCTAGACTATTCTGTTCTTGA